The Tamandua tetradactyla isolate mTamTet1 chromosome 5, mTamTet1.pri, whole genome shotgun sequence genome window below encodes:
- the BRD2 gene encoding bromodomain-containing protein 2 isoform X3 — MDMGTIKRRLENNYYWAASECMQDFNTMFTNCYIYNKPTDDIVLMAQTLEKIFLQKVASMPQEEQELVVTIPKNSHKKGAKLAALQGSITSAHQVPAVSSVSHTALYTPPPEIPTTVLNIPHPSVISSPLLKSLHSAGPPLLAVSAAPPAQPLAKKKGVKRKADTTTPTPTAILAPSSPASPPGSLEPKAARLPPMRRESGRPIKPPRKDLPDSQQQHQSSKKGKLSEQLKHCNGILKELLSKKHAAYAWPFYKPVDASALGLHDYHDIIKHPMDLSTVKRKMENRDYRDAQEFAADVRLMFSNCYKYNPPDHDVVAMARKLQDVFEFRYAKMPDEPLEPGPLPVSTALPPGLSKSSSESSSEESSSESSSEEEEEEDEDEEEEESESSDSEEERAHRLAELQEQLRAVHEQLAALSQAPISKPKRKREKKEKKKKRKAEKHRGRAGVDEDEKGPRAPRPPQPKKSKKGSGSGSGSAATLGPSGFGPSSGSGTKLSKKATKTAPPALPTNYDSEEEEESRPMSYDEKRQLSLDINKLPGEKLGRVVHIIQAREPSLRDSNPEEIEIDFETLKPSTLRELERYVLSCLRKKPRKPYTIKKPVGKTKEELALEKKRELEKRLQDVSGQLNSTKKPPKKASEKTESSAAQQVAVSRLSASSSSSDSSSSSSSSSSSDTSDSDSG; from the exons ATGGACATGGGTACTATTAAGAGGCGACTTGAAAACAACTATTACTGGGCTGCCTCAGAGTGTATGCAGGATTTTAATACCATGTTCACCAACTGTTACATCTACAACAAG CCCACTGATGACATTGTCCTAATGGCACAGACGCTGGAAAAGATCTTCCTACAGAAAGTGGCATCAATGCCACAAGAGGAACAAGAACTAGTGGTGACCATCCCTAAGAACAGCCACAAGAAGGGGGCCAAATTGGCAG cacTCCAGGGTAGTATCACCAGTGCCCATCAGGTACCTGCTGTCTCTTCTGTGTCACACACAGCTTTATATACACCACCACCTGAGATACCTACCACTGTCCTCAACATTCCCCACCCATCGGtcatctcctctccccttctcaaGTCTCTGCACTCCGCTGGACCCCCACTCCTTGCTGTCTCTGCAgctcccccagcccagccccttgcCAAG AAAAAAGGGGTAAAGCGGAAAGCAGATACTACCACACCTACACCTACAGCCATCCTGGCTCCTAGTTCCCCAGCTAGCCCCCCTGGGAGTCTTGAACCTAAGGCAGCACGGCTTCCGCCTATGCGGAGAGAGAGTGGCCGCCCCATCAAACCCCCTCGAAAAGACTTACCTGACTCTCAGCAACAGCACCAGAGCTCCAAGAAAGGAAAGCTCTCAGAACAGTTAAAACATTGCAATGGCATTTTGAAGGAGTTGCTCTCTAAGAAGCATGCTGCCTATGCCTGGCCTTTCTATAAACCAGTGGATGCTTCTGCTCTGGGCTTGCATGACTACCATGACATCATTAAACACCCAATGGACCTCAGCACTGTCAAG CGGAAGATGGAGAATCGTGATTACCGGGATGCACAAGAGTTTGCTGCTGATGTGCGGCTTATGTTCTCTAACTGCTATAAGTACAATCCCCCGGACCACGATGTCGTGGCCATGGCAAGAAAGCTACAG GATGTATTTGAGTTCCGTTATGCCAAAATGCCAGATGAACCACTGGAACCAGGTCCTTTACCAGTTTCTACTGCCTTGCCCCCTGGCCTGTCCAAGTCATCTTCGGAGTCCTCCAGTGAGGAAAGTAGCAGTGAGAGCTCttctgaggaagaggaagaggaagatgaagacgaggaggaagaagagagtgAAAGCTCCGATTCGGAGGAGGAAAGAGCTCATCGCTTGGCAGAACTACAGGAACAG cttCGGGCAGTACATGAACAGCTGGCTGCCCTGTCCCAAGCCCCAATATCCAAGCCCAAgcgaaagagagagaaaaaggagaaaaagaagaaaaggaaggcagaGAAGCATCGAGGTCGAGCTGGGGTGGATGAAGATGAGAAGGGGCCCCGGGCACCCCGCCCACCTCAGCCCAAGAAATCTAAGAAAGGGAGTGGTAGCGGGAGTGGCAGTGCTGCTACATTAGGACCTTCTGGCTTTGGGCCTTCCAGTGGAAGTGGCACCAA ACTTAGCAAAAAGGCCACAAAGACTGCTCCACCTGCCCTGCCTACAAACTATGATtcggaggaggaggaagaaagcaGGCCTATGAGTTACGATGAAAAACGGCAGTTGAGCCTGGATATCAACAAATTACCTGGGGAGAAGTTGGGCCGTGTTGTGCACATAATCCAAGCCAGAGAACCCTCTTTACGTGACTCAAACCCAGAAGAGATCGAGATTGATTTTGAAACGCTCAAGCCATCCACACTTAGAGAGCTTGAGCGCTATGTCCTTTCCTGCCTACGAAAGAAACCCCGAAAGCCCTACA CCATTAAGAAACCTGTGGGAAAGACGAAGGAAGAACTGGCTTTGGAGAAGAAGCGGGAACTAGAAAAGCGGTTACAGGATGTTAGCGGGCAGCTCAATTCCACAAAAAAGCCCCCCAAAAAAG CGAGTGAGAAAACAGAGTCCTCGGCGGCACAGCAGGTAGCAGTGTCACGCCTCAGTGCTTCCAGCTCCAGCTCGGATTCCAGCTCCTCTTCctcatcttcctcttcttcaGACACCAGTGATTCAGACTCAGGCTAA
- the LOC143682605 gene encoding HLA class II histocompatibility antigen, DO alpha chain isoform X1 translates to MVLSGVLVLELHTLVTLLSPQEVGAIQADHMGSYGPAFYQSYDASGQFTHEFDGEQLFSVDLKKKEAAWRLPAFGDFAYFDPQGGLASIAVIRAHLDVLVERSNRTRACNVPPKVTVLPKFPVKLSQPNILICMVDAFFPPVINITWLRNGLTVTEGVAQTSFYSRPDHLFRKFHYLTFVPSAEDVYDCRVEHWGLDGPLLRHWEPRVPTPLPGMATTLVCVLGLAMGLLGVLVGTILIITGTRLSRAPR, encoded by the exons ATGGTCCTCAGTGGGGTGCTAGTCCTGGAACTCCACACCTTGGTGACCCTCCTGAGTCCCCAGGAAGTAGGAGCCATCCAGG CCGACCACATGGGCTCCTACGGACCAGCCTTCTACCAGTCATACGATGCCTCGGGTCAGTTCACCCATGAATTCGATGGGGAGCAACTGTTCTCTGTGGAcctgaagaaaaaagaagctgCGTGGCGTCTGCCTGCGTTTGGTGACTTTGCCTACTTCGACCCTCAGGGGGGGCTGGCCAGCATCGCCGTGATCAGAGCCCATCTGGACGTCTTGGTGGAGCGTTCCAACCGCACCAGAGCCTGCAATG TGCCCCCAAAGGTCACGGTGCTCCCCAAGTTTCCGGTGAAGCTGAGCCAGCCCAACATCCTCATCTGCATGGTGGACGCCTTCTTCCCCCCTGTGATCAACATCACCTGGTTGCGCAATGGCCTCACCGTCACGGAGGGCGTTGCCCAGACCAGCTTCTACTCCCGGCCCGACCACTTGTTCCGCAAGTTCCACTATCTGACCTTCGTGCCATCTGCCGAGGACGTCTACGACTGCCGGGTGGAGCACTGGGGCCTGGACGGGCCGCTCCTCAGGCACTGGG AGCCCCGCGTGCCTACCCCGCTGCCAGGTATGGCCACGACCCTCGTCTGTGTCCTGGGCCTGGCCATGGGCCTGCTGGGCGTCCTCGTGGGCACCATCCTCATCATCACAGGCACACGCCTGTCCAGGGCCCCCAG GTGA
- the LOC143682605 gene encoding HLA class II histocompatibility antigen, DO alpha chain isoform X2: MVLSGVLVLELHTLVTLLSPQEVGAIQADHMGSYGPAFYQSYDASGQFTHEFDGEQLFSVDLKKKEAAWRLPAFGDFAYFDPQGGLASIAVIRAHLDVLVERSNRTRACNVPPKVTVLPKFPVKLSQPNILICMVDAFFPPVINITWLRNGLTVTEGVAQTSFYSRPDHLFRKFHYLTFVPSAEDVYDCRVEHWGLDGPLLRHWEPRVPTPLPGDGPSERR, from the exons ATGGTCCTCAGTGGGGTGCTAGTCCTGGAACTCCACACCTTGGTGACCCTCCTGAGTCCCCAGGAAGTAGGAGCCATCCAGG CCGACCACATGGGCTCCTACGGACCAGCCTTCTACCAGTCATACGATGCCTCGGGTCAGTTCACCCATGAATTCGATGGGGAGCAACTGTTCTCTGTGGAcctgaagaaaaaagaagctgCGTGGCGTCTGCCTGCGTTTGGTGACTTTGCCTACTTCGACCCTCAGGGGGGGCTGGCCAGCATCGCCGTGATCAGAGCCCATCTGGACGTCTTGGTGGAGCGTTCCAACCGCACCAGAGCCTGCAATG TGCCCCCAAAGGTCACGGTGCTCCCCAAGTTTCCGGTGAAGCTGAGCCAGCCCAACATCCTCATCTGCATGGTGGACGCCTTCTTCCCCCCTGTGATCAACATCACCTGGTTGCGCAATGGCCTCACCGTCACGGAGGGCGTTGCCCAGACCAGCTTCTACTCCCGGCCCGACCACTTGTTCCGCAAGTTCCACTATCTGACCTTCGTGCCATCTGCCGAGGACGTCTACGACTGCCGGGTGGAGCACTGGGGCCTGGACGGGCCGCTCCTCAGGCACTGGG AGCCCCGCGTGCCTACCCCGCTGCCAG GTGATGGCCCTTCTGAGAGGAGGTGA
- the BRD2 gene encoding bromodomain-containing protein 2 isoform X1, which translates to MLQNVTPHSKLPGEGNAGILGLGPEAAAPGKRIRKPSLLYEGFESPTMASVPALQLTPANPPPPEVSNPKKPGRVTNQLQYLHKVVMKALWKHQFAWPFRQPVDAVKLGLPDYHKIIKQPMDMGTIKRRLENNYYWAASECMQDFNTMFTNCYIYNKPTDDIVLMAQTLEKIFLQKVASMPQEEQELVVTIPKNSHKKGAKLAALQGSITSAHQVPAVSSVSHTALYTPPPEIPTTVLNIPHPSVISSPLLKSLHSAGPPLLAVSAAPPAQPLAKKKGVKRKADTTTPTPTAILAPSSPASPPGSLEPKAARLPPMRRESGRPIKPPRKDLPDSQQQHQSSKKGKLSEQLKHCNGILKELLSKKHAAYAWPFYKPVDASALGLHDYHDIIKHPMDLSTVKRKMENRDYRDAQEFAADVRLMFSNCYKYNPPDHDVVAMARKLQDVFEFRYAKMPDEPLEPGPLPVSTALPPGLSKSSSESSSEESSSESSSEEEEEEDEDEEEEESESSDSEEERAHRLAELQEQLRAVHEQLAALSQAPISKPKRKREKKEKKKKRKAEKHRGRAGVDEDEKGPRAPRPPQPKKSKKGSGSGSGSAATLGPSGFGPSSGSGTKLSKKATKTAPPALPTNYDSEEEEESRPMSYDEKRQLSLDINKLPGEKLGRVVHIIQAREPSLRDSNPEEIEIDFETLKPSTLRELERYVLSCLRKKPRKPYTIKKPVGKTKEELALEKKRELEKRLQDVSGQLNSTKKPPKKASEKTESSAAQQVAVSRLSASSSSSDSSSSSSSSSSSDTSDSDSG; encoded by the exons ATGCTGCAAAACGTCACACCCCACAGCAA GCTCCCTGGGGAAGGGAATGCAGGGATCCTGGGGCTGGGCCCAGAGGCAGCAGCACCGGGGAAAAGAATTCGAAAGCCTTCCCTGCTGTATGAAGGATTTGAGAGTCCCACAATGGCTTCAGTGCCGGCTTTGCAACTGACCCCTGCCAACCCTCCACCCCCTGAGGTGTCCAATCCCAAGAAGCCGGGACGGGTCACCAACCAGCTGCAATATCTGCACAAGGTGGTAATGAAGGCTCTGTGGAAACATCAGTTTGCATGGCCATTCCGGCAGCCTGTGGATGCTGTCAAACTGGGTCTGCCG gattatcacaaaattataaaacagcCTATGGACATGGGTACTATTAAGAGGCGACTTGAAAACAACTATTACTGGGCTGCCTCAGAGTGTATGCAGGATTTTAATACCATGTTCACCAACTGTTACATCTACAACAAG CCCACTGATGACATTGTCCTAATGGCACAGACGCTGGAAAAGATCTTCCTACAGAAAGTGGCATCAATGCCACAAGAGGAACAAGAACTAGTGGTGACCATCCCTAAGAACAGCCACAAGAAGGGGGCCAAATTGGCAG cacTCCAGGGTAGTATCACCAGTGCCCATCAGGTACCTGCTGTCTCTTCTGTGTCACACACAGCTTTATATACACCACCACCTGAGATACCTACCACTGTCCTCAACATTCCCCACCCATCGGtcatctcctctccccttctcaaGTCTCTGCACTCCGCTGGACCCCCACTCCTTGCTGTCTCTGCAgctcccccagcccagccccttgcCAAG AAAAAAGGGGTAAAGCGGAAAGCAGATACTACCACACCTACACCTACAGCCATCCTGGCTCCTAGTTCCCCAGCTAGCCCCCCTGGGAGTCTTGAACCTAAGGCAGCACGGCTTCCGCCTATGCGGAGAGAGAGTGGCCGCCCCATCAAACCCCCTCGAAAAGACTTACCTGACTCTCAGCAACAGCACCAGAGCTCCAAGAAAGGAAAGCTCTCAGAACAGTTAAAACATTGCAATGGCATTTTGAAGGAGTTGCTCTCTAAGAAGCATGCTGCCTATGCCTGGCCTTTCTATAAACCAGTGGATGCTTCTGCTCTGGGCTTGCATGACTACCATGACATCATTAAACACCCAATGGACCTCAGCACTGTCAAG CGGAAGATGGAGAATCGTGATTACCGGGATGCACAAGAGTTTGCTGCTGATGTGCGGCTTATGTTCTCTAACTGCTATAAGTACAATCCCCCGGACCACGATGTCGTGGCCATGGCAAGAAAGCTACAG GATGTATTTGAGTTCCGTTATGCCAAAATGCCAGATGAACCACTGGAACCAGGTCCTTTACCAGTTTCTACTGCCTTGCCCCCTGGCCTGTCCAAGTCATCTTCGGAGTCCTCCAGTGAGGAAAGTAGCAGTGAGAGCTCttctgaggaagaggaagaggaagatgaagacgaggaggaagaagagagtgAAAGCTCCGATTCGGAGGAGGAAAGAGCTCATCGCTTGGCAGAACTACAGGAACAG cttCGGGCAGTACATGAACAGCTGGCTGCCCTGTCCCAAGCCCCAATATCCAAGCCCAAgcgaaagagagagaaaaaggagaaaaagaagaaaaggaaggcagaGAAGCATCGAGGTCGAGCTGGGGTGGATGAAGATGAGAAGGGGCCCCGGGCACCCCGCCCACCTCAGCCCAAGAAATCTAAGAAAGGGAGTGGTAGCGGGAGTGGCAGTGCTGCTACATTAGGACCTTCTGGCTTTGGGCCTTCCAGTGGAAGTGGCACCAA ACTTAGCAAAAAGGCCACAAAGACTGCTCCACCTGCCCTGCCTACAAACTATGATtcggaggaggaggaagaaagcaGGCCTATGAGTTACGATGAAAAACGGCAGTTGAGCCTGGATATCAACAAATTACCTGGGGAGAAGTTGGGCCGTGTTGTGCACATAATCCAAGCCAGAGAACCCTCTTTACGTGACTCAAACCCAGAAGAGATCGAGATTGATTTTGAAACGCTCAAGCCATCCACACTTAGAGAGCTTGAGCGCTATGTCCTTTCCTGCCTACGAAAGAAACCCCGAAAGCCCTACA CCATTAAGAAACCTGTGGGAAAGACGAAGGAAGAACTGGCTTTGGAGAAGAAGCGGGAACTAGAAAAGCGGTTACAGGATGTTAGCGGGCAGCTCAATTCCACAAAAAAGCCCCCCAAAAAAG CGAGTGAGAAAACAGAGTCCTCGGCGGCACAGCAGGTAGCAGTGTCACGCCTCAGTGCTTCCAGCTCCAGCTCGGATTCCAGCTCCTCTTCctcatcttcctcttcttcaGACACCAGTGATTCAGACTCAGGCTAA
- the BRD2 gene encoding bromodomain-containing protein 2 isoform X2, producing MASVPALQLTPANPPPPEVSNPKKPGRVTNQLQYLHKVVMKALWKHQFAWPFRQPVDAVKLGLPDYHKIIKQPMDMGTIKRRLENNYYWAASECMQDFNTMFTNCYIYNKPTDDIVLMAQTLEKIFLQKVASMPQEEQELVVTIPKNSHKKGAKLAALQGSITSAHQVPAVSSVSHTALYTPPPEIPTTVLNIPHPSVISSPLLKSLHSAGPPLLAVSAAPPAQPLAKKKGVKRKADTTTPTPTAILAPSSPASPPGSLEPKAARLPPMRRESGRPIKPPRKDLPDSQQQHQSSKKGKLSEQLKHCNGILKELLSKKHAAYAWPFYKPVDASALGLHDYHDIIKHPMDLSTVKRKMENRDYRDAQEFAADVRLMFSNCYKYNPPDHDVVAMARKLQDVFEFRYAKMPDEPLEPGPLPVSTALPPGLSKSSSESSSEESSSESSSEEEEEEDEDEEEEESESSDSEEERAHRLAELQEQLRAVHEQLAALSQAPISKPKRKREKKEKKKKRKAEKHRGRAGVDEDEKGPRAPRPPQPKKSKKGSGSGSGSAATLGPSGFGPSSGSGTKLSKKATKTAPPALPTNYDSEEEEESRPMSYDEKRQLSLDINKLPGEKLGRVVHIIQAREPSLRDSNPEEIEIDFETLKPSTLRELERYVLSCLRKKPRKPYTIKKPVGKTKEELALEKKRELEKRLQDVSGQLNSTKKPPKKASEKTESSAAQQVAVSRLSASSSSSDSSSSSSSSSSSDTSDSDSG from the exons ATGGCTTCAGTGCCGGCTTTGCAACTGACCCCTGCCAACCCTCCACCCCCTGAGGTGTCCAATCCCAAGAAGCCGGGACGGGTCACCAACCAGCTGCAATATCTGCACAAGGTGGTAATGAAGGCTCTGTGGAAACATCAGTTTGCATGGCCATTCCGGCAGCCTGTGGATGCTGTCAAACTGGGTCTGCCG gattatcacaaaattataaaacagcCTATGGACATGGGTACTATTAAGAGGCGACTTGAAAACAACTATTACTGGGCTGCCTCAGAGTGTATGCAGGATTTTAATACCATGTTCACCAACTGTTACATCTACAACAAG CCCACTGATGACATTGTCCTAATGGCACAGACGCTGGAAAAGATCTTCCTACAGAAAGTGGCATCAATGCCACAAGAGGAACAAGAACTAGTGGTGACCATCCCTAAGAACAGCCACAAGAAGGGGGCCAAATTGGCAG cacTCCAGGGTAGTATCACCAGTGCCCATCAGGTACCTGCTGTCTCTTCTGTGTCACACACAGCTTTATATACACCACCACCTGAGATACCTACCACTGTCCTCAACATTCCCCACCCATCGGtcatctcctctccccttctcaaGTCTCTGCACTCCGCTGGACCCCCACTCCTTGCTGTCTCTGCAgctcccccagcccagccccttgcCAAG AAAAAAGGGGTAAAGCGGAAAGCAGATACTACCACACCTACACCTACAGCCATCCTGGCTCCTAGTTCCCCAGCTAGCCCCCCTGGGAGTCTTGAACCTAAGGCAGCACGGCTTCCGCCTATGCGGAGAGAGAGTGGCCGCCCCATCAAACCCCCTCGAAAAGACTTACCTGACTCTCAGCAACAGCACCAGAGCTCCAAGAAAGGAAAGCTCTCAGAACAGTTAAAACATTGCAATGGCATTTTGAAGGAGTTGCTCTCTAAGAAGCATGCTGCCTATGCCTGGCCTTTCTATAAACCAGTGGATGCTTCTGCTCTGGGCTTGCATGACTACCATGACATCATTAAACACCCAATGGACCTCAGCACTGTCAAG CGGAAGATGGAGAATCGTGATTACCGGGATGCACAAGAGTTTGCTGCTGATGTGCGGCTTATGTTCTCTAACTGCTATAAGTACAATCCCCCGGACCACGATGTCGTGGCCATGGCAAGAAAGCTACAG GATGTATTTGAGTTCCGTTATGCCAAAATGCCAGATGAACCACTGGAACCAGGTCCTTTACCAGTTTCTACTGCCTTGCCCCCTGGCCTGTCCAAGTCATCTTCGGAGTCCTCCAGTGAGGAAAGTAGCAGTGAGAGCTCttctgaggaagaggaagaggaagatgaagacgaggaggaagaagagagtgAAAGCTCCGATTCGGAGGAGGAAAGAGCTCATCGCTTGGCAGAACTACAGGAACAG cttCGGGCAGTACATGAACAGCTGGCTGCCCTGTCCCAAGCCCCAATATCCAAGCCCAAgcgaaagagagagaaaaaggagaaaaagaagaaaaggaaggcagaGAAGCATCGAGGTCGAGCTGGGGTGGATGAAGATGAGAAGGGGCCCCGGGCACCCCGCCCACCTCAGCCCAAGAAATCTAAGAAAGGGAGTGGTAGCGGGAGTGGCAGTGCTGCTACATTAGGACCTTCTGGCTTTGGGCCTTCCAGTGGAAGTGGCACCAA ACTTAGCAAAAAGGCCACAAAGACTGCTCCACCTGCCCTGCCTACAAACTATGATtcggaggaggaggaagaaagcaGGCCTATGAGTTACGATGAAAAACGGCAGTTGAGCCTGGATATCAACAAATTACCTGGGGAGAAGTTGGGCCGTGTTGTGCACATAATCCAAGCCAGAGAACCCTCTTTACGTGACTCAAACCCAGAAGAGATCGAGATTGATTTTGAAACGCTCAAGCCATCCACACTTAGAGAGCTTGAGCGCTATGTCCTTTCCTGCCTACGAAAGAAACCCCGAAAGCCCTACA CCATTAAGAAACCTGTGGGAAAGACGAAGGAAGAACTGGCTTTGGAGAAGAAGCGGGAACTAGAAAAGCGGTTACAGGATGTTAGCGGGCAGCTCAATTCCACAAAAAAGCCCCCCAAAAAAG CGAGTGAGAAAACAGAGTCCTCGGCGGCACAGCAGGTAGCAGTGTCACGCCTCAGTGCTTCCAGCTCCAGCTCGGATTCCAGCTCCTCTTCctcatcttcctcttcttcaGACACCAGTGATTCAGACTCAGGCTAA